Below is a window of Nicotiana tabacum cultivar K326 chromosome 19, ASM71507v2, whole genome shotgun sequence DNA.
gcattgttgcccatcaagacaactccacctccaatagattcatatgtggtaaataaatcccgactgggacacatatgataagaacaacccgaatctaaaatccactcattgttagatttgaaactattattagttgctaaaaatatagttccctcagtctcatcagcagctacacttgcttcggcaatgtcagtatttttgtgctcatttttgttttctgtatgcttttctttatttttcaatttaaagcattcagaaataatgtgacctttcttatgacaatatttgcacatgacatttctgtatctagattttgaccttgatttaggtttctcactacttgaatctttcttattggatctacctcttatgaataTTTGGTTTCCACTAGTTTTcccagtaatatctctatctatttgttcttttgatttcaaaatagatttgatatctttataagagatattatcctttccataaagcatagtatctcttatatgtttaaacgactggggtaaggaaacaagcaataacacatCTTGATTCTCATCTTTGATTTCAacatctatgttacttaaatccataagaagagaatcaaaagtatcaagatgtgtaagtatagaggtaccttcagccatacgaaaagtgtagagtttttgctttaggtaaagccagttttctactgttcttttcatatataggattttaagcttttcccatatgcctttggctgagttttTTGCTGCAACTTCACGCATTTTGCCGTTTTGTCTATGACGACAAACTCCTCGTCCGTTATTTTATCCGGCATCTTCTCATTTCCTTGCAatgccaaatctaagccatcctgaattaggatagctttcatctttaattgccacattcggAAGTTTGCACTTCAGttaaatttctcaacataagactttgttagagtcattttggcattttaaactaatccggttagatctggctctgataccaatttattAGGATCGGGAAATCGGGTAGtgcagaatttagccaaacagtgttataatgataataacaaagacaatgcaagttgataataacggcaattaaagaatataaagaagacacaaatttaacgtgattcggtcaaggtgacctacgtccacaagcggagaggagcaatttcactataccaacaagagtacaaaattagagtaaatactctaattaatcccaaataccccaagagaataacttcacaagatcactccaaagaaagggttcacacaagtgttttccaacactcactctcttacaaaatactctataatgaaatagaggagaaagaaagacaagagtgaaaaactcttgaattggtgtgttttcaaatgaggagaaacttctctatttatagcaagaaattcTTGGcataataatggatattatgtcatggcaaatgtcatgatacacaaatttgttataatggatattatgttatggcaaatgtcatgaaccacaaatttgttataatggatattatgtcatggcaaatgtcataaaaatttTGCTATATTACATATCATAATTGAGTTGAGAGTCCCCACACATAGTTGGATAATAGAAAAGGTTTTCCATGTCATGAACTTTGTTGTAAATGGAGTTAAAGTGAAATCACATTCTTATTGTATGTATTGTTTATATTCTTAGTGTATATTTTTTAAGGGGACAGAATATCTTTTGTTGGACAAAATTGTTGAATTGCAGAGAAGGTAAGCTCTTATCGACCAGAGGGATACAAAGAATGGTGTTTATAACAGAAGAAATGATGAAGCAGTTGCAGACCTGAATGGATAAAAGACATTCTTTATAATTTATGCTTGACATTGTTTCTGTCATGTAGATCGATGAGACATTAGTACTAAATTTCTCCTCAAATCTTTTTTGCGGTTGGTGAGCTACTCAAGAATTCCAGCTTTGCCTCCCCTTTCACCTATTGACATTTTGGAAAGTTATGATCGTTCTTTGCTTAAATATTCCAGTTTTGTAGGATTTAACCTGGCCCACTTGCTATATTTCTCATCCAAAATGTAAAAGGTAAAGAAGGACCATGGCTAATGTATATTGTTTCCTGTCGAATGAGAATAATCTGGCTTCTCTTTTTAGTACCTGTCATATGAGAGTAAAGATTGTTAATCAATCTTTAttactataataaataataaaacagtAATCTTTCTGAAacaaaaacagaaacagaaagctAGCAGCAACAGAATGTCGAAATAATATCTGAAAGAAATAAATCGAGCCCATTGAAttcacagtgtgtccttaagaaaattattcccctcaagtacctaaggtgctggaatattatcctcccaggatagaacgatttaactcaccggtgTATTGGTCCCGAAAACTACGGTGTTAGCGAACCACTCAATGGTAGTAAATCACACTAAAATAGATTTGTCCAGAAGAAGAATAAGTCTTGAAGTTCAGAAAATTCGTAAGGAAAAATCTGAGGAATCAAACAAATTTATAGCCAATGGAAGTACTGTTTCTGAAAGTTTACAACCCTTCAGAACAGTCACTTAAAAACGGGAgggaaatttaaataaaatccgGGAAGAAAGTGAATTGGGTGGCGCACGGATACGGTTCGGGTTGGATATTTGgctaatttaaataatattttttattaaataattaaagaaattttgtccaaaaagattaatcaatcaatctttgaccgaagccgaagcTGAGCCGAGtaagcgacgacgacggcgcgaggcttactTACTTTCCAACTCATTTAACACCAAGAGAAGTGTTTTCTCAATATAAGCACATTCACTTTTCTTTTCACCACCATTGAGGGACACTTGCTTTTTCCAAAGCAAAATGGAGCTCACTTTCCCTCCACTTTTATTccctccatttttcattcaccAATCTTTAATCCTaataatcccccacatgaatggggaatggctataagacaaaggaatgcacggacgagTGTGTGATTTACATGTAAAGATTAATTGCatatggataagtaggtttccctttgaacttttcgtagtgaacttatatcggatatactcggtcaatcggtagatttgatatctttgaaatGTCGAgatttgttgtatacctagacaacataagtcgcacaatcaacccttaaccatctatggttctcacggttgtgttcgtttcagccatgaacatcgcctgatttcatgagtgcttagagaatgggcatttcctttcattccccttgaagcggcttacactttaCACTCACATAAGTGATTTCCAAACGTGTAAttctatagacacactatctggtcatatcctgccagacttagtaAATCATTAAAAAGTTTTAAGttttattgactcatcaaaaagccttaatgttttaccttgatttctgaacattgtcttcatcacgagaatgggttaagttatttgacaatgttgaaccatcatttataactttgtttgatctctttgaacctaactcttaggatctccagtctgctaggtagagttaccgccatgatgactttTCCTAGGCCTTAActccattccctttgatgatctttcaacagcctctctagataggccttttgtaagtggatccgacacattatctcttgactttacgtagtcaatcatGATAACACCAcaagagagtagttgtctaacggtattgtgtctccgttatatatgacgagattttccgttatacataacgctccttgccctgcctattgccgcttgactatcacaatgtatacatataagtgctaaaggtttgggccaaaatataatatcttccaagaaatttcggagccattcagcttcttcaccggccttgtctaaagctatgaattcagattccattgtagaacgggcgatgcacgtttatttggatgatttccaagacactgctccacccccaatagtgaaaacatatccactcgtgaaTTTAATTTCAgatgatccggtgatccaatttgcatcactatatccctcgatcacggcgggatatttgttataatgcagaGCATAATCTTGGGTATATttcagataccccaaaactcgtttcattgccatccaatgtatttgattgggattacttgtaaattGACTCAGTTTGATAATAGCACATGAtatatctggtcgcgtacaattcatgatatacatcaaacttcccaatactcttgcatagtccagttgtgagtcactttcatcttcattcttttgaagtgcataacgcACGTCAGTTGGAGTCTTGACaatcttgaaatccaaatacttgaacttgtcaagtactttttcaatgtagtgagactgtgataattctagaccttgtggagtcttgtgaattatgattcctaagatcacatcagcaacacctaagtctttcatgtcgaatttgctagtcaacatgcgcttagtagcatttatatcttccatatttttgttcattatcaacatgtcatcaacatataaacaaacaatgacttcatggcCTAGAGTGTTTTTAATATAAACATATTTGTCACattcgttgattttaaacccatttgccaacattgtttggtcaaatttggcatgccattatttgggtgcttgtttaagtctaTAAAGCGACTTAaaaagtttgcacactttcttttctttaccgccatgatgacttgtcctaggccttaaccccattcccttcgatgatctttcaactgcctctctagataggccttttgtaagttgATCCGACACATTATgtcttgactttacatagtcaatcgtgataacaccactagagagtagttgtctaacggtattgtgtctccgtcgtatatgatgagatttttcgttatacataacgctccttgccctgcctattgccacttgactatcacaatgtatacatatatgtgctaaaggtttgggccaaaatgaaatatcttccaagaaattccgaagccattcagcttcttcaccggccttgtctaaagctatgaattcagattccattgtagaacgggcgatgcacgtttgtttggatgatttccaagacactgctccacccccaattgtgaaaacatatccactcgtggatttaacttcagatgatccgatgatccaatttgcatcactatatccctcgatcacggcgggatatttgttataatgcagaGCATAATCTTGGGTATGTttcagataccccaaaactcgtttcattaccatccaatgtatttgattgggattacttgaaAACTGACTCAGtttgctaatagcacatgctatatctggtcgcgtacaattcatgatatacatcaaacttcccaatactcttgtatagtccagttgtgagtcactttcaccttcattcttttgaagtgcataactcacgtcagtTGGAGTCTTGACaatcttgaaatccaaatacttgaacttgtcaagtacttttttaatgtagtgagactgtgataatgctagaccttgtggagtcttgtgaattatgattcctaagatcacatcagcaactcctaagtcgttcatgtcgaatttgctagtcaatatgcgcttagtagcatttatatctgccatattTTTGTTCactatcaacatgtcatcaacatataaacaaacaatgacttcatgacctagagtgtttttaatataaacacatttgtcacactcgttgattttaaacccacttgtcaacattgtttggtcaaatttggcatgtcattatttgggtgcttgtttaagtccataaagtgacttaacaagtttgcacacttttcTTTCCTTACCCGGAACCACAAAACcgtcaggttgttccatgtaaattccTTCCTCTAATTTTCCATTTATGAAAGctattttaacatccatttgatggatttcaagaccatacacgaccgttagtgccactaacaccctaatagatgttatccttgttactggcgagtaagtgtcaaagtaatcaaggccttccttttgtctataacatttgacaacaagtcttgccttatatttgtcaatagttccatcaactttcattttccgtttaaagatccatttcgaacctaaaggcttattttcggaggaagatcaaccaattcccatgtatggttatctaaaattgattgaatctcactattgactgtctctttccaaaatgctgaatcagaagatgacatagctgctttgaAAGTTTGAGgcacattttcaagcaagaatatcacaaaatctggtccaaaggaagtagatgttctttcaCGTTTACTACGCCTTAGATCTTCtttacttggagtattttcctttggttcttcccgtggtcatttaggtctttcacttaacgactcacattcaattttatacggatagatgctttcaaagaattcaacattatctgattcaattaccgtattaacatgaattttgggattatcagatttatgaaccaaaaaccgacatgctttattatttgtagcatatccaatgaaaatgcAATCCACAATTTTTGGTccgatttttacccttttgggtaaaggtacttgtacctttgctaaacacccccacactttgaaatatttcaagttgggttttcttcctttccatttttcatatggaatagattgcgttttgttGTGGGGTACTCTATTGAGTATTTGGTTAGCTGTAATgatagcttccccccacaaactctgcggtaacccggaacttattaataaagaattcatcatttcttttaatgttcgattttttctttccgcaattccattggattgaggtgtgtaggggaaagtagtttgatggataattccatattccgaacatatttctgcaaacggagattcatattctccgcccctatcacttctaatcattttgatcttcttattcaattgattctccacttcattcttgtattacttaaatgcttcaattgcttcatccttactattaagcaaataaacataacaatatcgagtacaatcgtcaataaaagttataaaatactttttcccacctcgagacAATGTTGACTtaatatcacaaatgtcagtatgaattaagtctaaaggatttgaattcctttcaacagacttataaggatgttttacaaacttagattcaacacatatttgacattttgatttattacactcgaatttaggcaatacttctaaattaattaacttccgcaaggtttggtaattgacatgtcctaaacgaatatgccataaatcatttgaatccaataaataagaagaagctgaaatcttattcatactgtcaacaaccattacattgagtttgaaaaggccctctgtgaggtagccctttccaacatacattttatttttgcttacaacaactttgtcagatacaaatacacatttgaatccattcttaacaagtaaagaagtagaaactagattcttcctaatagtaggaacatgaagaacgttgttgagcgttaacaccttgccggaagtcatctttaggaatatcttcccataaccttcaatcttggttgttgcagtatttcccatggaaagctcttcttcgggaccaatagtagagtaagtcgcaaattcTTCTTTGACaacacaaacatgtcgagtggctccagagtcaatccactactccttcggatttccaactaagttgcattccgaaagcattgcacatagatcatcaatgtcatcattcttctccactatgttggcctgtCCATTCTTCTTATCGTTTTTTGGGAtacgacaatcaggggctttgtgaccagCGTTTCCGCAATTGTAGCAGTTGCCCTTGAATATTTTCTTGTTCTACTCCTTGGTTTGACCAGaagacctcttcctcttcttagTTTTTGGAGCaatctcctcaacgatattagctcccaaaatcgttgaatttccacgagacttcttatcagatgttttgttgtcttcctcaatcttgagacgaatcacaagattttccaacttcatttctttgcgcttgtgcttaagatagtttttgaaatctctccacgaaggaggcaatttttcaatcattgcagccactgaAAATGCTccattcacgaccataccttcaacaataaggtcgtgaaaaataagttgaagctcttgaacttgggttccaaACGGTTTTACTGtatatcattttatagtctagaaacttggcaaacacaaacttcttcaagcatgcatcttcagtcttgtacttcttctcaagtacATCCCATAATTCTTTAGAAGTATTCATAgtgtacaagtcatcctccaaAACACTTaggatatagcctttgcaaagaaaatctgcctgtttccacgcctcaacaatcataaaTTTCTCATTGTCTGGCATGTCCGCGGGAGGCACTAGAGGTTCTTCACTGGTGAACTTCTGCATACCAAGCGTGGTAAGCCAGAAaaacaccctttgctgccatccaTTGAAGTTGGCTCCAAAATATTTTCCCGATTTCTCGACTGGTGGAATAACAGTTCGTCTTGTTGCCGCAACAGTCGCAAAAGGATTTCcattatcaattgccatttctcactgtcaAAAACAGAAGAATTCAATTAATGGAAAAAAACAGAACAGTAAACAGTACTGTAATTAACGAtaaacagtaacaacaacaacaacaacgacccagtgaaatcccactagtggggtctgaggaaggtagtgtgtacgcagaccttacccctaccccgaaggagtagagaggctgtttccgaaaaaccttcggctcaagaagacgaaaagagacaatatcagtatcaccaatagaaaccataggaaaataacatcatataaatGAGAAAGTAGATGCAAAGCAAACGCGATAGACAGTACAAAGACCCGACACTATAGTAAACAAAGgagtagtaagacacaacattgccactagctgaCATCGACAAAAACCCTACAAGACTAGCCTCACAAAGGTACGAAGTaagggagactcaactacatcctaacctacaaccttaataccCGACCTCTACAACTTCCTATCAAGAGCCTTGTCCTtggaaatctgaagcctcgccatgtcctgcctgatcacctctccccaatactttttaggCCGTCCTCTATCTCTTCTTGTGCCCTCCaaaaccagccgctcacacctctttattggagcatctgggcttctcctttgtACGCGTttgaaccatctgagcctcgcttcccgtatcttgtcatcaatgggagccacgcccaccttctcccgaatatcttcattcttaatcttatccatcctagtgtgaccgcacatccacctcaacatcctcatttcttctactttcatcttctggatatgtgaattcttaacaggccaacactcaaccccatacatgatggccggtctaaccaccgctttgtaaaacttacctttgagtatcagtgGCACTCTCTTATCACACAAGAATCCAGATGctagcctccacttcatccaccccatccaatacggtgtgtgacatcctcgtcaatctcttcTCCCCtctggataaccgacccaaggtacttgaaattgCCACTACTTGgtatgacctgtgattcaagcctcacttccacgcCCACCTCCCTCGGTTCAGTGCTAAACTTATACTCCAGGTATTATGTCTTCGTCCTTcttagcttgaaacccttagactcaagggccTGTCTCCAGACCTCTAACCTATCGTTAAGACTGGTttgcgactcatcaatcagaactatgttaTCGGTGAATAACATACACCATAGCACCTCTCCTTGAATACGGTGTGTTaatgcgtccatcaccagggaaaataagaatgggctgagcgcagaaccttggtgcaaccccataacaactgAAAACTGCTCAGAATCGCCTCCTACCATACTAACCCGAGTCTTAgacccatcatacatgtccttaattgccCAAATGTAGGCAGTCAGCATGCCTTttgcctctaagcatctccagagaatttctctaggaaTCTTGTTGTACGCTTTCTCtaaatcaataaacaccatgtgcagatccttctttctctctctgtaCCGTTctaccaacctcctaataaggtgtatagcttccgtagtagaacgacccggcatgaacccgaactggttgtcgaaTATAGACATTGTCCTTCTCACCCTCGCTttaaccaccctctcccaaacttttatggtatgactcagtaatttgatacccctataattgttacaactctggatatcacctttgttcttatacaacagAATCACCGTACTCCAGCTCCACTCTTCCGGCATCCTCTTCTacctaaaaataacattaaatagcccagtcagccactccaagcctgctctGCTCAcacacttcaaaaattcaatCGGAATTTTGTCTGGCCCGGTCaatctgcccctactcatcttacacATAACTCCAAtgacctcctcaacctcgatgCGCCTGCAGTccccaaagtcacggtgactctcggaatgtGCCAGTTCACCTAACATAATATCTCGATCCCCTTTTTCATTAGAAGTTCATGaaagtctgccatctcctcttaatctgagcatcttccatcaatactctaccattgtcgtccttgatgcatctcacttggtccaaatcctgGGCCTTCCTCTATCTCGTTTTCGCCAACCGAAATAACTTATTCTCTCCGCCATTTTCCCCCAGTTTCTCATACATACGGCCATAGGCTGCAGCTttagcctccgtgaccgccagcttagctttcttcctagctaccttataccccTCCATGTACGCTCTCCTCTCCTCCTCACTTGTGCTCCCTACTAATTTTAGGTATGTTGCCTTCttagcttccactttaccttggaccactttattccaccaccagtctcctttgtacCTGCCAGAGACGCCCGTCGAGAttcctaacacctctctcgtaGCCTCCCTTATATAGTCTGCTGTCGTCGACCATATAATGCTCACGCCACCACTGTTCCTCCTAGTTCCCATAGCCGACAACCGCCCCTCCAACTcctgggctttatccttagtcaaggcaCCCCACCTAATTCCCGGTCGTCCTCGGTCGGACCTTTTCCTtctctttaacataataccaacatccatcaccaaaagcctatgttgCGTCGAAAGTATCTCACCCAGAATAACCTTACAATCCTTGAACaaccctctgtcacacctcctgaggaggagatagtcaatctgagtcatCGCCACAGCATTTTGGAAAGTAACCAAATGTTCCTCCCTTTTCGGAAAGCTAGAGTTtgcaatcaccaacccaaaagccttagcaAAGTCCAACAGTGAAGTACCTCCTCtgttcctctccccaaaaccgaagcctccatgcacctcgccatagCCGCATATggtcgacccaatatgaccattgaaatacCCTCTTATAAATAGCCTCTCAGTAGGCGGGACTTGAcgcacaatctcatctaaccccTCCAGAATCGccgtttaacctcctcatccTGGCCCACATGCAGTGCGTAGGCGCTAACGATGTTTAGGGtgcactctccaaccaccaacttaatagtcatcaATCTATTATTCACCCGTTTAACCTCAACCACCGACAACCAACTATTTTTCCGTAGGGATTCCAccaagatacccactccattcttacccttcCGGACTCCGGAGTACCAAAGCTTATACCCGTCCGCATCCCTCGCCCTAGACCCTACCCACCTAGTTTcttggacacacgctatattgaccctcctcttcCAGAGGATCTttgccaactctatagacttacccgtcaatATACCTACATTCtatgacccaattctcaacctataggcacCCTTGTTCCCCTTACCTCCCTTGCCTGCCTTCCCACCCCTAACCCTTACCCCACCTCCCGCTccccccgaggacatgacctcactcgGCCATCCCAGACCAAAGCCACTATACAAACAACAGACTAAAGGAAATCACGAACACACACTAGGCACAAACCAGAGTAGAGGAAGATATATTGTAACTACATGCACACTAATATGGTGATTAAACTAATACGACTAAGATGGCAGCAATTTAACTAACACAACGAAGAGAAACAGGaaaacgggaggtaccaactcccgcaATTAGAACCTGAGAATTATCTTGGTATACACGGCGGTATTGCGGCCACCTTGCACGTTCACGTCCAACTCCTGCATCTCCCCTTGTTGACAGTCGCCCGGGCTGTTCTTCACTGTTTGCACACGCACGTCCCGCTTTCCGCCAAAAGCCACCAACCCTAACCTGAAATACACACAAAATATAACTAAGCCAAATAACGGGCA
It encodes the following:
- the LOC142173435 gene encoding uncharacterized protein LOC142173435 — protein: MTQIDYLLLRRCDRGLFKDCKVILGEILSTQHRLLVMDVGIMLKRRKRSDRGRPGIRWGALTKDKAQELEGRLSAMGTRRNSGGVSIIWSTTADYIREATREVLGISTGVSGSEKWQLIMEILLRLLRQQDELLFHQSRNRENILEPTSMDGSKGCFSGLPRLVCRSSPVKNL